The Chryseobacterium geocarposphaerae genome window below encodes:
- a CDS encoding Crp/Fnr family transcriptional regulator, with protein MIIKENLLLEYGAEFIEYKAKEIICSKDGTPGNYLQISKGIVELNNYHEDGKEFTLNILYEGQSIGESLLFNGRGYPMYVIARTDCRLLKLPKERFLQLIKDNADAMDSLLKYISDRLFYKYLMLFNNSATDPSVKIKYLIDYYKEASSKAGKYEYEVPLTRKQIANLTGLRVETVIRTVKKMESEHVLKMEGGKILY; from the coding sequence ATGATTATTAAGGAAAATCTTTTATTAGAATATGGCGCCGAATTTATTGAATATAAGGCTAAAGAGATCATCTGCAGTAAAGACGGCACACCCGGAAATTATTTACAGATCAGTAAGGGCATTGTGGAACTTAACAATTATCATGAAGATGGTAAAGAGTTTACCCTGAATATCCTTTATGAAGGACAGAGCATCGGCGAATCGCTATTATTTAACGGAAGAGGCTATCCCATGTATGTTATTGCAAGAACGGACTGCCGTTTATTAAAATTACCCAAAGAAAGATTTTTGCAGCTGATAAAGGATAATGCTGATGCAATGGACAGTTTGCTAAAATACATTTCGGACAGGCTGTTTTATAAATACCTGATGCTTTTTAATAATTCGGCAACTGACCCCAGCGTAAAAATCAAATACCTGATCGACTATTATAAAGAAGCTTCCTCCAAAGCTGGAAAATATGAATACGAAGTACCTCTGACCAGAAAACAGATAGCCAATTTAACAGGCCTACGGGTGGAAACTGTAATAAGGACCGTAAAAAAAATGGAAAGTGAACACGTTCTAAAAATGGAAGGCGGTAAGATTCTGTACTGA
- a CDS encoding isochorismatase family protein → MHTKAFNPENAAILLIDHQVGTMAWTHSHDINLVKQNAIKLAKIAKALNLPVILTSSMEDQVQGPLIPELQEILPEAFEARIKRPGIVNAMHHEGFNEAVKALGRKKLFVAGVTTEICVTFPVLQMLDEGYEVQVSADASASYTQYGDNLALERMRQAGAIITTVDQIISELAIDWTSPNGGKLVGILNYH, encoded by the coding sequence ATGCACACAAAAGCATTCAATCCGGAAAACGCAGCGATACTACTTATCGACCACCAAGTAGGAACAATGGCGTGGACACATTCTCACGACATTAATTTGGTAAAACAAAATGCCATTAAGCTGGCAAAAATTGCAAAAGCCCTAAATCTTCCTGTAATTTTAACATCAAGTATGGAAGACCAAGTTCAGGGGCCTTTGATTCCCGAATTACAAGAAATTTTACCCGAAGCCTTTGAAGCTCGAATCAAACGTCCTGGAATTGTAAATGCGATGCATCACGAAGGTTTCAATGAAGCAGTAAAAGCGTTAGGCAGAAAAAAACTTTTCGTAGCAGGTGTTACTACTGAAATTTGTGTCACTTTTCCGGTTTTACAGATGCTGGATGAAGGATATGAAGTGCAGGTTTCCGCAGATGCATCAGCTTCTTACACCCAATACGGCGATAATCTAGCTTTAGAAAGAATGAGACAGGCAGGGGCAATTATCACGACAGTTGACCAGATTATTTCTGAACTGGCGATTGACTGGACCAGTCCAAACGGAGGAAAACTGGTTGGAATTTTAAACTATCATTAA
- a CDS encoding cupin domain-containing protein, translating into MDSDIKIIDEKSGKRLAVAGGNYRIVISGEETENRYAVIEMTVPPNGGPPPHFHPNTHETFYVLEGEVEFKTEKGKTVVSKGGFVKIPFGGAVHCFKNASDSFAKLLCTVMPAGLEKIFEAIGQPVSEVEFLPILEMTEERKKFLQNLDEKFGQKTFPPDYLD; encoded by the coding sequence ATGGACTCCGATATTAAAATTATAGACGAGAAAAGTGGCAAAAGGCTGGCAGTTGCAGGAGGAAATTACCGAATCGTTATTTCTGGTGAAGAAACGGAAAACCGTTATGCTGTCATCGAGATGACTGTTCCGCCGAATGGAGGTCCGCCACCACATTTTCATCCGAATACCCATGAAACTTTCTATGTTTTGGAAGGCGAAGTTGAATTTAAAACTGAAAAAGGAAAAACGGTTGTATCCAAAGGTGGGTTTGTGAAAATTCCTTTTGGAGGCGCTGTTCATTGCTTTAAAAATGCTTCGGATTCTTTCGCTAAACTTCTCTGTACCGTAATGCCTGCAGGTTTGGAAAAAATCTTTGAAGCCATCGGACAGCCGGTTTCCGAAGTTGAGTTTTTGCCAATTCTGGAAATGACGGAAGAACGGAAAAAGTTCCTGCAAAATCTGGATGAAAAGTTTGGACAGAAAACTTTTCCGCCTGATTATTTAGATTGA
- a CDS encoding helix-turn-helix domain-containing protein has product MIFTNNSNEVLQIYDLNPSNSDVIFDVNKTDLTFIWNTGESMEIMVDKTLFKLKKNQIIFLTEFHKIDSIEFETARMIRFNQPFFCIINHDNEVGSKGLLFFGASNIPVVTIEESMVREFEISWEIFCSEMQKVDILQRDMLQSLLKRLLILSVRILRQSNNFNKLENSQSDIIREFNYLVESHFTEHHDVAFYASQLNKSPKTLSNLFSIVSQCAPLNIIHDRIMMHARKQINYSNLSIKEIAYELGYDNIQTFSRFFKSKEGISPVHYRKKAMELVA; this is encoded by the coding sequence ATGATTTTCACCAATAATTCTAACGAGGTTTTACAGATTTATGATCTGAATCCCTCCAATTCGGATGTTATTTTTGATGTTAATAAAACAGATCTCACATTTATCTGGAATACGGGAGAGAGTATGGAGATTATGGTTGATAAAACCTTATTTAAGCTTAAGAAAAACCAAATAATTTTTCTTACCGAATTTCATAAAATAGATTCTATTGAGTTTGAAACGGCAAGAATGATAAGATTTAACCAGCCTTTTTTCTGCATCATCAATCACGATAACGAAGTGGGAAGCAAGGGCTTACTGTTCTTTGGAGCTTCGAATATTCCGGTCGTTACCATTGAAGAAAGCATGGTAAGGGAATTTGAAATTTCTTGGGAAATTTTCTGTTCAGAAATGCAGAAAGTCGATATTTTACAACGTGATATGCTTCAGTCTTTGCTGAAGCGATTGTTGATTTTATCCGTAAGAATTTTAAGGCAATCCAATAATTTCAATAAGCTTGAAAACAGCCAGAGTGATATTATCCGTGAGTTTAATTATCTGGTGGAAAGTCATTTTACAGAACATCACGATGTGGCTTTTTACGCATCTCAACTGAATAAATCTCCCAAAACATTATCCAATTTATTTTCCATTGTTTCGCAATGTGCCCCGCTGAACATTATTCACGACAGAATTATGATGCATGCAAGGAAACAGATTAATTATTCCAATTTATCGATAAAGGAAATTGCCTACGAACTGGGCTATGACAATATCCAGACTTTCAGCCGGTTTTTTAAAAGTAAAGAAGGCATTTCTCCCGTTCACTACCGTAAAAAAGCTATGGAATTGGTGGCTTAA
- a CDS encoding DEAD/DEAH box helicase, producing MISFKNLQLINPIIRAITESGYSQPTEIQNAIIPSVLKRKDVLASAPKGSGKKLAFTVPILQLLGRNPTEHTNIRVLIIVPTDEIGAQTDEKIKQCSKYLSLLTFRINDGESTENQLAAFRKRMDILIATPEGLLEIAERRPLNFSKLEILVLYDADKMIEKTSINRIKNIQKLIPNHIQALIFCTEASDYLKKSVSSFLRNPVEILIDASLASIESISQCVYFIEKRDKSGFLIDLLRKSNMKGFMVFTRSKYIADELVQQLENAGVNIGWIHGNRSRAVRNNVVDDFKSGKIQALVTTDIAAKGIDLDKIFHIINFDLPAIPQTYIQRIERIRRLGSDGSLISFCTADEHMDLKNIQSLIGFTMPVGTF from the coding sequence ATGATAAGTTTCAAGAATCTACAATTAATTAATCCCATAATCCGAGCGATTACAGAGTCTGGATATTCCCAACCTACTGAGATACAGAATGCTATAATTCCAAGTGTTTTAAAAAGAAAAGATGTTCTGGCCTCTGCACCCAAAGGAAGTGGAAAAAAATTAGCTTTTACGGTGCCGATATTACAATTGTTGGGAAGAAACCCTACTGAACACACTAATATCAGGGTACTGATCATTGTTCCTACAGATGAAATCGGAGCTCAGACCGACGAAAAGATTAAACAGTGCAGTAAATATCTTTCTCTTTTAACATTTAGAATTAATGATGGAGAGTCAACTGAGAATCAGCTTGCTGCTTTCAGAAAGAGAATGGATATACTGATCGCAACTCCTGAAGGGCTTTTAGAGATTGCCGAAAGAAGACCTCTGAATTTTTCCAAGTTAGAAATTCTGGTTTTATATGATGCAGATAAAATGATTGAGAAAACATCAATCAACAGAATAAAAAATATTCAGAAACTAATTCCTAATCATATACAAGCTTTAATCTTTTGTACAGAAGCTTCAGATTATCTAAAAAAATCTGTTTCTTCTTTTCTCAGAAATCCAGTAGAGATTTTAATAGATGCAAGCTTGGCTTCAATAGAAAGTATTTCCCAGTGTGTATATTTTATTGAAAAAAGAGATAAGTCAGGATTTTTGATTGATCTTCTCAGAAAAAGCAACATGAAAGGATTTATGGTTTTTACGCGCAGCAAATACATAGCCGATGAGCTGGTACAACAGCTGGAAAATGCCGGTGTTAATATTGGATGGATTCATGGAAACAGATCAAGAGCTGTGAGGAATAATGTCGTGGATGATTTCAAAAGCGGAAAAATTCAGGCTTTAGTCACTACAGATATCGCAGCAAAGGGAATCGATCTGGATAAGATATTTCATATCATCAACTTTGATCTTCCTGCTATTCCTCAAACGTATATACAAAGGATTGAGAGGATACGAAGGTTAGGAAGTGACGGTTCTTTAATATCATTTTGTACGGCAGATGAACACATGGATTTAAAAAACATCCAGAGTCTGATAGGTTTTACGATGCCTGTCGGTACATTTTAA
- a CDS encoding carboxymuconolactone decarboxylase family protein, translated as MARIKALNPEEATGKTKELFDTVKSKMGMVPNMMRTLGNSPAVLNAYLGFNAGLSYSSLGGKLGELIALTVANENGCDYCNAAHSFVGGKMGISEQEIDGARNGFSSDTKINAALTLAKEILNKKGAVSNESLENLRAAGFNDTQILEILAQVSLSIFTNYANILSETDIDFPKLAPIFKN; from the coding sequence ATGGCACGCATTAAAGCATTAAATCCGGAAGAAGCTACCGGAAAAACAAAAGAACTTTTTGATACGGTAAAATCTAAAATGGGAATGGTTCCTAATATGATGAGAACATTGGGGAATTCTCCCGCAGTACTGAATGCTTATCTGGGATTCAATGCAGGATTGAGCTATTCGTCACTTGGCGGTAAATTAGGAGAATTGATTGCCCTCACCGTCGCCAATGAAAATGGTTGTGACTATTGTAATGCCGCTCACAGTTTTGTAGGCGGTAAAATGGGAATCAGCGAACAGGAAATTGATGGTGCAAGAAATGGATTTTCTTCTGACACTAAAATAAATGCAGCATTAACTCTCGCAAAAGAAATCCTGAATAAAAAAGGAGCAGTTTCCAACGAATCTTTGGAAAATTTAAGAGCTGCTGGTTTTAATGATACACAGATTCTTGAAATTTTAGCACAGGTTTCGTTAAGTATCTTTACCAATTATGCCAATATTTTATCAGAAACAGACATCGATTTTCCGAAATTGGCACCTATTTTTAAAAACTAA
- a CDS encoding cold-shock protein produces the protein MQQGTVKFFNEAKGFGFISPADGSKDIFVHSSGLVSGSIRENDKVNFNIQQGDRGLNAVNVKLA, from the coding sequence ATGCAACAAGGCACAGTAAAGTTTTTCAATGAAGCAAAAGGCTTCGGATTTATTTCTCCTGCAGATGGGAGTAAGGACATATTTGTACATTCTTCAGGGTTGGTTTCAGGATCAATTCGTGAAAATGATAAAGTGAATTTTAATATTCAGCAAGGCGACAGAGGTTTAAATGCTGTCAATGTGAAATTAGCATAA
- a CDS encoding Crp/Fnr family transcriptional regulator, whose translation MLINEDLLMSSGAKIANYAKNQFVFQENTEALAYFQILTGRVKIVSQKKPGREFIHHMFNQGDCLGELFLFLKHQYSVSAIAMEDCRIFILQKSDFDLMLKDNPAILRDLYESIAESLHYTYMMRGLALENPAEKTINLLRYLKVSNDSSTNPDEVLLTRQEIASLTGLRVETVIRTIKQLESEGLLVITKGKIFY comes from the coding sequence ATGCTGATAAATGAAGACCTTCTTATGAGTTCTGGTGCTAAAATTGCAAATTATGCCAAGAATCAGTTTGTATTTCAGGAAAATACAGAAGCACTCGCCTACTTTCAGATTCTAACCGGAAGAGTAAAAATTGTTAGTCAGAAAAAGCCGGGTCGTGAGTTTATTCACCATATGTTTAATCAGGGAGATTGCTTGGGTGAATTGTTCCTGTTCTTAAAACATCAGTATTCTGTAAGTGCTATTGCAATGGAGGATTGTCGGATTTTCATCTTGCAAAAGTCGGATTTTGATCTAATGCTAAAGGATAATCCAGCTATTCTACGGGATCTTTATGAAAGTATTGCCGAAAGCTTGCACTATACCTACATGATGAGGGGACTTGCTTTAGAGAATCCCGCAGAGAAAACTATTAATTTACTTCGATATTTAAAAGTATCAAATGATTCTTCAACCAATCCGGATGAAGTATTACTTACAAGACAGGAGATCGCCTCCCTTACCGGTTTAAGAGTTGAAACTGTCATAAGAACAATCAAGCAGTTGGAAAGTGAGGGTCTTCTTGTGATTACAAAAGGTAAAATTTTTTATTAA
- a CDS encoding MaoC family dehydratase, which yields MIIINNFDEYKLLEGTMVGASSWHRIDQNQINLFADATLDHQWIHTDEKKAAEESPYHSTIAHGYLTLSLIPYLWKQIAEVRNISMEINYGIENLRFGQPVKVNDEVSLEATIKTVNNIKGTVKVMVGARLNIKDQAKPAYTGDVVFLYRFS from the coding sequence ATGATTATTATCAACAATTTTGACGAATATAAATTGCTGGAAGGAACTATGGTCGGAGCGTCATCTTGGCATAGGATCGATCAGAACCAAATTAACCTTTTTGCAGATGCCACTTTGGATCATCAATGGATTCATACCGATGAGAAGAAAGCAGCAGAAGAAAGTCCCTATCATTCTACAATTGCTCATGGCTATTTAACACTTTCGCTGATTCCTTATCTCTGGAAGCAGATTGCAGAGGTGAGAAATATCAGTATGGAAATCAATTACGGAATAGAAAACCTCAGGTTTGGTCAGCCCGTGAAAGTTAATGATGAAGTAAGTCTTGAGGCAACTATTAAAACCGTAAACAATATTAAAGGTACTGTAAAAGTTATGGTAGGAGCTAGGCTGAATATTAAAGATCAGGCTAAACCTGCCTATACAGGAGATGTGGTCTTTCTGTACCGATTTTCGTAA
- a CDS encoding tyrosine-type recombinase/integrase — translation MQNITFHSTRHPNAVLLLENGSDIHIVSKRLVHRKLRTTQIYAKIVDSKMKEAVEMIPEMLIVF, via the coding sequence TTGCAAAACATTACTTTTCACAGCACAAGGCATCCAAATGCAGTATTACTACTTGAAAATGGTTCAGATATTCATATAGTATCTAAAAGGTTAGTACACAGGAAATTAAGAACCACTCAGATTTATGCAAAAATTGTTGATTCTAAAATGAAAGAAGCTGTCGAAATGATACCGGAAATGTTAATTGTTTTTTAA
- a CDS encoding serine hydrolase domain-containing protein, with translation MIKTGLNSIIFFITDYILKQMKIKFQSIFIFLISCYTTAQNISDKIDSIRIRYQIPALEIAVISSDSILDMKAFGTNKINSNVKVTLQNRFHLGSNTKAITSFIAADLVSQGKINWNTDFFHLFPELKTKQNHGRYLTLINLLNFKAQLAPFSYDTYIPESVIVTGTNQEQRYNIAKYLLTQKVVKKNNDDLYLTNLGYVLAGLMLEKVSNKNYHELVNDLNKKLNTDFRFGSPNIQDEQQTYGHNEQLVPLTEENVKLNWLLSAGNLNTTLPDYSSYIQNYLKGIEGKGIPFQKKTFEQLLFEFPTFSFGWFNKTGKEGNNYINNFGNANGFMSSVSIFKDKGIVVIIFSNLSSDSASEGIDLILEMLAKKYCN, from the coding sequence ATGATAAAAACAGGATTAAATAGTATTATCTTCTTTATTACAGATTACATTTTAAAACAAATGAAAATAAAATTTCAATCTATTTTTATCTTTTTAATATCCTGCTATACAACTGCACAAAATATTTCAGATAAGATTGACAGTATCAGAATTAGATATCAAATTCCTGCTTTAGAAATCGCTGTGATATCTTCTGATTCAATTTTAGATATGAAGGCTTTTGGAACAAATAAGATTAATTCTAATGTAAAGGTTACTCTACAAAATAGGTTTCACCTGGGTTCAAATACAAAGGCAATCACATCATTTATTGCTGCTGATCTGGTATCACAAGGAAAAATTAACTGGAATACTGATTTTTTTCACCTGTTTCCGGAATTGAAGACAAAGCAAAATCATGGTAGGTATCTAACACTAATTAATCTTCTGAATTTTAAAGCCCAACTTGCTCCGTTTTCTTATGATACATATATCCCGGAATCCGTTATAGTAACGGGAACGAATCAAGAACAACGATACAATATTGCGAAATATTTACTTACTCAAAAAGTGGTAAAGAAAAATAACGATGATTTGTATTTAACTAACCTGGGCTACGTTTTAGCGGGACTTATGTTAGAAAAAGTAAGCAATAAAAATTATCATGAATTGGTCAATGATCTCAATAAAAAATTAAATACTGATTTCAGATTTGGTAGTCCAAATATCCAAGATGAACAACAGACTTACGGCCATAATGAACAACTAGTCCCACTCACAGAAGAGAATGTAAAATTAAATTGGTTGTTGTCAGCGGGTAATCTTAATACAACCTTGCCTGATTATTCATCATATATTCAAAACTATTTGAAAGGAATTGAAGGAAAAGGAATACCATTTCAGAAAAAAACTTTTGAACAACTTCTGTTTGAATTTCCCACGTTTTCTTTTGGTTGGTTTAACAAAACCGGAAAGGAAGGAAACAATTATATAAACAATTTTGGAAATGCAAACGGCTTTATGTCCTCTGTATCAATATTTAAAGATAAAGGAATTGTTGTGATTATTTTCAGTAATTTATCTTCGGACTCAGCAAGTGAAGGAATAGACCTGATCCTTGAAATGTTAGCGAAAAAATATTGCAATTGA
- a CDS encoding calcium:proton antiporter — MIKKKYLSGWTILIPFLAWIFYFANATFSSGYYSLVLSVLLLGTVLAAVYHSEVIAHKVGEPFGTLLLAFAITVIEVGLIISIMMGVEGLETVTLARDTVFAAVMIILTGIIGICIVIGSLRYREQTFILQGVSTALITLTAVVVFVLILPNYTVSHTGGEYTSSQLLFIALVSLALYLGFTMVQTMRHRSFFISPQNKLLTDQKEQDSNRQLSRKKMLVSCFMLVLCLGIVVLMAKLLSKDVEHIVLSFGAPKSIVGVIIAGIVLLPEGLAAFRAAKNDQIQTSLNLAFGSALASIGLSIPAIAIISVIFGIRMTLGIDIKSTVLLGLSLFIITVSLATGKTNIMQGSVLVGIFLIYLFISIVP, encoded by the coding sequence ATGATCAAAAAAAAATATCTTTCTGGTTGGACAATACTAATCCCGTTTCTGGCATGGATATTTTATTTTGCTAATGCAACGTTTTCTTCAGGGTATTATTCTCTGGTCCTTAGTGTATTACTTTTGGGAACTGTTCTCGCAGCAGTTTACCATTCCGAAGTCATAGCCCATAAAGTAGGCGAACCTTTCGGAACCTTGCTTCTTGCATTTGCAATTACGGTTATAGAAGTGGGACTGATAATTTCTATTATGATGGGTGTAGAAGGTCTTGAAACCGTTACGCTCGCAAGAGATACTGTTTTTGCTGCAGTGATGATTATCCTTACGGGGATCATCGGTATTTGTATTGTCATAGGATCATTGAGATATAGGGAGCAGACTTTTATTTTACAAGGGGTAAGCACGGCCTTAATAACGCTGACTGCGGTAGTGGTTTTTGTTCTCATCTTGCCGAATTATACGGTAAGCCATACAGGTGGCGAATATACTTCTTCCCAATTGCTTTTTATTGCTTTGGTTTCACTGGCACTTTACCTTGGATTTACCATGGTGCAAACCATGAGACACCGAAGCTTTTTCATATCACCACAAAACAAACTGCTGACAGATCAAAAGGAACAAGACAGCAATAGGCAACTTTCCCGAAAAAAAATGCTTGTCAGTTGCTTTATGTTAGTTTTATGTCTGGGAATAGTTGTACTGATGGCAAAACTTCTGTCCAAAGATGTTGAACATATTGTTTTATCATTCGGAGCACCAAAATCGATAGTCGGAGTTATTATTGCCGGAATTGTTCTTCTTCCGGAAGGGCTTGCTGCTTTCAGAGCGGCAAAGAACGATCAGATACAGACGTCTTTAAACCTTGCATTTGGTTCTGCATTGGCAAGTATCGGTTTAAGTATTCCTGCGATTGCTATCATATCTGTTATTTTCGGAATACGAATGACACTGGGCATAGATATTAAGTCAACTGTGCTTTTAGGACTTTCTTTGTTTATCATTACGGTGTCACTTGCAACAGGTAAGACTAATATTATGCAGGGGAGTGTTTTGGTTGGAATTTTTTTGATTTATCTTTTTATATCCATAGTGCCTTAA
- a CDS encoding SDR family oxidoreductase, translating into MENKITRRDAIGKIAATVAIAAVAPGALAQSQNSNTNKANAKELTDPRNKYPKPPFNKQSQPFPGLAGKMTPVPDHGEKSYVGSGRLEGRKALITGGDSGIGRAAAIAYAREGADVAINYLPAEEEDAKQVIELIKKEGRKGIAIPGDIRSEAFCKQLVSQAVQQLGGLDILINNAGHQKANESILDLSSDDFDWTMKTNIYAPFWITKAALPHMKPGSSIIGLSSIQAYDPSADLYDYAQTKAATTNYVKSLAKQLGPKGIRVNGVAPGPVWTPLQVSGGQTQENLEKFGGDTPLGRPGQPVELASIFVQLAADNASFATGQIYGATGGKGQP; encoded by the coding sequence ATGGAAAATAAAATAACAAGGAGAGATGCTATTGGAAAGATAGCTGCAACCGTTGCCATAGCAGCGGTTGCTCCAGGCGCTTTAGCGCAGTCACAGAACAGCAATACAAATAAAGCGAATGCAAAGGAGCTTACTGACCCGCGAAACAAATATCCCAAACCGCCTTTTAATAAGCAATCGCAACCTTTTCCTGGTTTGGCAGGCAAAATGACACCGGTGCCGGACCATGGAGAGAAGAGCTATGTAGGTTCGGGAAGATTAGAAGGAAGAAAAGCATTGATTACTGGCGGTGATTCCGGTATTGGTCGGGCTGCTGCCATTGCTTATGCAAGAGAAGGAGCAGATGTAGCCATTAATTACCTACCTGCTGAAGAGGAAGATGCTAAGCAGGTGATCGAACTTATCAAAAAGGAAGGCCGTAAAGGTATAGCCATTCCAGGAGATATTCGTAGCGAAGCCTTCTGCAAACAATTGGTTAGCCAAGCTGTGCAGCAACTCGGAGGTCTGGATATTCTGATCAATAATGCAGGACATCAGAAAGCCAATGAATCTATACTCGATCTTAGTTCCGATGATTTTGACTGGACTATGAAAACAAATATCTATGCACCTTTTTGGATCACAAAGGCTGCTCTACCTCATATGAAGCCTGGCTCATCTATTATTGGGCTGTCATCCATCCAGGCTTATGATCCTTCTGCTGATCTTTATGATTATGCACAAACCAAAGCAGCAACGACCAACTATGTAAAATCTCTTGCCAAGCAGCTGGGACCGAAGGGCATAAGAGTCAATGGTGTTGCGCCCGGACCTGTCTGGACACCCCTTCAGGTAAGCGGAGGCCAGACACAGGAAAACCTGGAAAAATTTGGTGGCGATACCCCTCTCGGAAGACCGGGACAGCCTGTAGAGCTAGCTTCTATTTTTGTTCAGTTAGCCGCTGATAATGCCAGTTTTGCAACAGGACAGATCTACGGAGCAACTGGAGGCAAAGGACAACCGTAA
- a CDS encoding beta-1,6-N-acetylglucosaminyltransferase, giving the protein MQTLASQIQPFTRKSDSPPSSQIRIAYFIMIHHKPDIFKAMFEKIYTRDQFYLIHIDRKAKEEFTEEIQQYLIHFPNVYILESMNIVAGGFSIIQAELNAMEYLLNVTAEWDYFINLSGEDYPLKSQNIIRQFLTANNGRNYLFYYDQKFYRPDTLRRIHNHFTELSHKISSLIYKRTFMEGVTPYIGGKWFIFTRETCSFLTNNKRVMDFEDYYLHTLLPAESFFQTVLMNTDFKDIVVNDDKRASIEKIIFNKNSYHTSFIESLKKSNQLFIRKINNDTNKSILQYIDETYLLPLPYVDEIDREIKRDDRNDKWS; this is encoded by the coding sequence ATGCAAACTTTAGCATCCCAAATCCAACCCTTTACAAGAAAGTCAGACAGTCCACCATCTTCTCAGATCCGAATTGCTTATTTTATCATGATCCATCATAAACCCGATATTTTTAAGGCAATGTTTGAGAAAATCTATACCCGTGATCAGTTTTATCTGATTCATATAGACAGAAAAGCTAAAGAAGAGTTTACTGAGGAAATTCAACAATACCTCATCCATTTTCCCAATGTCTATATTCTTGAGAGCATGAATATTGTGGCAGGAGGATTCAGTATCATTCAGGCAGAGCTCAATGCTATGGAATATTTACTCAATGTAACCGCAGAATGGGATTATTTCATCAACTTAAGTGGCGAAGATTATCCGCTAAAGTCGCAGAATATTATTCGTCAGTTTCTTACAGCTAATAACGGCAGGAATTATTTGTTCTATTACGACCAAAAATTTTACAGACCTGATACACTTAGGAGAATACATAATCATTTTACCGAACTAAGCCATAAAATATCGTCATTAATTTATAAAAGAACATTTATGGAAGGGGTAACACCTTACATCGGAGGCAAATGGTTTATTTTCACAAGAGAAACCTGTTCTTTTTTGACCAACAATAAACGGGTAATGGACTTCGAAGACTATTACCTGCATACACTCTTACCGGCAGAATCCTTTTTTCAGACGGTTCTTATGAATACTGATTTTAAGGATATTGTGGTAAATGATGATAAAAGAGCATCTATTGAAAAAATAATCTTTAATAAAAATTCTTACCACACTTCTTTTATTGAATCATTAAAAAAAAGCAACCAGCTTTTTATCAGAAAGATTAATAATGATACCAATAAGAGCATTTTACAATATATTGATGAAACCTATCTTTTGCCACTACCATATGTAGACGAGATAGATAGAGAAATTAAAAGAGATGACCGCAACGATAAATGGTCTTAA
- a CDS encoding Crp/Fnr family transcriptional regulator, protein MYEPLFNYIERYSNSILSSEEKEKIQSLLLPKKLRKKQYFLEEGNVCPYTGFILKGATRQFSVDSHGIEYILQLAVEDWWIVDRQSFMNQMPSKYYIEAWENTELLILPRPNLDAFLEIPSVRDMFWKMSENNHIASQKRVDDAISLSALERYESFVKLHPDMIQRFPLHQIASYLGISRETLSRIRKQSFR, encoded by the coding sequence ATGTACGAACCACTTTTTAATTATATAGAACGCTACAGCAATTCAATTCTTTCCTCAGAAGAAAAAGAAAAGATCCAGTCGCTGTTGCTGCCGAAAAAATTAAGGAAAAAACAGTATTTTCTTGAAGAAGGAAATGTTTGTCCATACACAGGTTTTATCCTCAAAGGGGCAACGAGACAGTTCAGCGTAGACAGTCATGGGATAGAGTACATTCTGCAATTGGCGGTAGAAGACTGGTGGATTGTTGATCGCCAGAGTTTTATGAATCAGATGCCTTCCAAATATTACATCGAAGCTTGGGAAAATACGGAATTATTGATTTTACCAAGACCTAATCTTGATGCTTTTCTTGAGATTCCGTCAGTGAGAGATATGTTTTGGAAAATGAGTGAAAACAATCATATTGCTTCACAAAAACGAGTGGATGACGCGATAAGTCTCAGTGCTTTGGAGCGCTATGAAAGTTTTGTGAAACTTCATCCGGATATGATTCAGAGATTTCCTTTGCACCAGATTGCTTCTTATTTGGGAATCTCCCGTGAAACGCTCAGCAGAATCAGAAAGCAGAGTTTTCGTTAA